The Dyadobacter sandarakinus DNA window TACCACCATTTCATTTGTCGTCAACTGTAACCTGCAGCATTACTCCGGCGAGAGCGGCGTGAGCTATCTTTCCCAGCTGTTCCTGATGTTCCTACACGTTGTGAGTGCCGGAACCGGTATGGCTGCTGCCGTGGTCCTCTTCATGGCTTTGAAAGAAAAAACCACGGACAAGCTCGGCAATTTTTACAACCTGCTGGTCATCTCCTGTACCCGTATCCTGCTTCCGGCGTCTGTTCTGGTAGCAATGATCCTGACGTTCAACGGTACGCCGATGACCTTCGAAGGCAAAAACAGCATGGTAACCATGCAGGGTGATACCGTGGGCGTGTCCACGGGACCGGTAGCTGCCTTTGTCGCCATCAAACACCTGGGAACCAATGGCGGTGGCTTTTACGGGGCCAACTCGGCGCACCCGCTGGAAAATCCCAATTACCTGACCAATGCCGTCGAGATGATCTCGCAAATGATCATTCCGCTCGGGTTGATTTTTGCAATGGGATTCTTTCTGAAGCGCAGGAAAATGGCCTGGATGATCTTTGGCGTCATGACCATCGGCTTTCTTGTCCTTTGTATCCCCACGGTGATCTGGGAAGTTCAGGGTAACCCGGCACTTGCCGCTACGGGCATCAACATGAATGCCGGGGCTATGGAAGGAAAAGAAACAAGGCTGGGTGCGGCAGCGTCGGGGTTCTGGAGTATAGCCACGACCGTTATTTCCACGGGCTCTGTGAATGCCATGCACGACAGCAGCATGCCCCTTTCCGGAATGATGCAGATGCTGGCCATGATGACCAATGCATTTTACGGGGGATGTGGCGTGGGCATACTCAACTTTTTCGTGTTCATCATTCTGGCGGTCTTTATCAGCGGACTGATGGTAGGGCGGACCCCGGAGCTGCTGGGTAAAAAGATTGAAGGAAGGGAGATGAAAATCGCCATGATCGTTGCCTTGCTGCACCCTTTGCTGATCCTGGCCGGTACCGCCCTGGCTGCGGCATTTCCCGGGATTACGTCTGCCAACCTAAACAATCCCGGCTTCCACGGATTCAGTGAAATGCTGTACGAATACACTTCCTCGGCAGCCAACAATGGCAGCGGGTTTGAGGGATTGGGAGACAATAACCTCTGGTGGAACATCACAACCGGCTTCGTGCTCATCCTGTCCCGCTTTATCCCGATCATCGGGCCAGTGGCCATTGCAGGACTGCTGGCAGATAAGAAGTACGTTCCCGAAAGTGCAGGTACACTCCGGACAGACTCAGGCACTTTCGGTATGATGATCCTGGCCGTGATCTTTATCATCACTGCGCTCTCATTCTTCCCGTCGCTGACCCTGGGCCCTATTGCAGAGTATTTCAGCTTGTAGCGCCTGACTGCGGTTTTTTACAAAAATTCCAGAACATCAAAAACGAGTGCCGGAAGCGATATGCCGAAAGCCTCCACCATCCAATGAAAAATCAAAATGCATCCTTGTTCCAAAGGGAGCTGGTGAATGAAGCCCTGAAACAATCGTTCATCAAACTCAATCCCAGGATCCTGTTTCGTAACCCGGTCATGTTCACTGTCGAAATCGGCACGTTCGTGATGCTGGCAGTGTGTGTGTGGATCCTGGCTGGTGATACCACACAGGGCAGTTTTGCTTACAACTTTGTTGTCTTCCTGATCCTGTTGCTTACATTACTGTTTGCCAACTTCGCCGAAGCCATCGCTGAGGCAAGAGGAAAAGCCCAGGCCGACAGCCTGCGCAAAACGCGCGAGGAAACACCCGCAAAACGGGTCATCGAAAACAAGCCGGGCTTTTCCGTGGCAACTCAGCAGGTAATGTCGGCGGGGATGAAAAAAGGCGATATCTTCATCTGCGAAGCGGGCGACAACATCCCTACCGACGGGGAGATCATCGAAGGACTGGCCACCATTGATGAGAGTGCCATCACAGGCGAGTCGGCACCCGTAATCCGTGAGGCAGGAGGTGATAAAAGCAGCGTAACCGGCGGCACCAGGGTATTATCGGACAAGATCAAGGTGATGGTCACGACCGCTCCCGGTGAAAGTTTTCTCGACAAAATGATCGCGCTGGTAGAAGGTGCAAGCCGGCAGAAAACGCCCAACGAAATTGCCCTCACGATTCTGCTGGCAGGATTTACGCTCGTATTTGTGATTGTCTGCGTGACATTAAAGCCTTTTGCCGATTTCGCCAATACGCCCATCACCATCGCTGCATTTATCTCGCTTTTTGTTTGTCTTATCCCTACGACCATCGGAGGTTTGCTCTCGGCCATCGGGATAGCCGGTATGGACCGTGCGCTTCGTGCCAATGTGATTACCAAATCGGGCAAAGCCGTGGAAACTGCCGGGGATATCGACGTGCTGCTGCTGGATAAAACGGGTACGATCACCATTGGAAACCGGAAAGCAACGCATTTTCATGCCGCCAGAGGAATAACCGACAATCACTTTATCAAAGCAGCGGTCCTGAGCTCGGTAGCGGACGAGACGCCCGAAGGAAAGTCTATCCTTGAACTGGCCAATGCCACACCGGCTACCTACCAGGTAGCCGACCCCACCTTCATCCGTTTCACGGCCGAAACCCGCAGCTCGGGCATCGACTTTGAAGGAACACGTATCCGTAAAGGAGCCTTCGACTCGATCAGGAACCTGGTGATCCAGGCCGGCAACCACTTCCCGCCGGAGACGGAGGAACAGGTAAAAACGATTTCGAGCAATGGAGGCACCCCGCTCGTGGTTTCCGAAAACGAGCGCGTACTGGGTGTGGTAGAGTTGCAGGATATCATCAAACCCGGCATCAGCGAGCGATTCGAGCGGCTCCGCAAGATGGGCGTCAAAACCGTGATGGTGACGGGAGACAATCCACTGACTGCCAGATTCATCGCAGAAAAAGCTGGCGTGGACGACTTCATCGCCGAGGCCCGGCCCGAAGACAAGATGAACTACATCAGGAAAGAACAGGAAGGCGGCAAGCTCGTGGCCATGATGGGTGACGGTACCAATGATGCCCCTGCCCTCGCCCAGGCGGATGTGGGTGTGGCGATGAACAGCGGTACCCAGGCCGCCAAGGAAGCCGGCAACATGGTAGATCTCGACAACGATCCTACCAAGCTGATTGAGATCGTAGAAATCGGCAAGCAGCTGCTGATGACGCGGGGCACGCTCACGACCTTCTCCATTGCAAATGATGTTGCCAAATACTTCGCCATTATTCCGGCTTTGTTCATTGCAAGCATTCCTGCCTTGCAGGGCCTGAACATCATGCGGCTGAGCACCCCTGAAAGTGCGATCCTGTCGGCAGTGATCTTCAATGCAATCATCATTCCCTTCCTGATCCCGCTTGCACTGAAAGGCGTGGCCTACAAGCCCATCGGAGCCAGTGCCCTGCTGAGACGAAACCTGCTGATCTACGGTCTGGGAGGCGTGCTGATTCCCTTCGCGGGCATCAAGGTCATTGACCTGCTGGTGAGTATCTGGATTTAAAACGCATTTAAAAAAACAAAAAAATGAAAACGAACATAATTCCCGCTATCCGGCTGACGATCGTGACCCTGGTGTTTTTCGGGGTGGTGTACCCGGCCCTGGTATGGGCAGTAGCCCAGCTCGCACCCAATGCCGGACAAGGCGAAGTGGTGATTACCCATGGTAAAAAGTATTATGCAAACATTGGCCAGACATTTACAGAAGACCGCTTTTTCAATGGTCGTCCATCGGCTGTGGGCTACAATGCAGCAGGTAGCGGCGGCAGCAACAAAGGTCCGTCCAACCCTGAGTACCTGGCGATGGTCCGGGCCCGCATCGACACTTTCCTGGTACATAATCCCGGTGTGACCAAAAAGGACATTCCCGTAGAGCTGGTGACGGCCAGCGGCAGCGGGCTCGACCCGGATATATCGCCGGAAGCCGCCCGGATCCAGGTCAACCGGATTGCATCCGTTCGTAAAATACCTGTTGAACAAATCAGGCAGCTCATCGATGCCAATACCGAAAAACCACTGTTCGGATTGTTCGGGCCGGCGAAAGTCAATGTACTCAGCCTGAACATGGCACTCGAAAACTAAGGGAATGCCTTCCGGCTCCCACCGGCAGCGACGCGGGAACCGGAAGGAAATTTGAAATGCGCCGCTACATTCATTTTCAGTACTATTTTCAATGAAGCGTTTATTACTGAGTGCGCTAGGATGGGCGATTTTGCAACCAGCCTCCGCACAGGATTCCACAGACATCAAAGGTACACTGACCGTAAGCGGGTATGCAGAGGCATATTACAATTACGATTTTAACAGGCCGCTCAACAACACCACACCTGGATTTCTGTACAACTTCAATCGTGCCGGGGAGGTCAACCTCAACCTGGGCTTTATCAAGGCAGGCTATACTGCGGGCCGGCTGAGGGGTAACCTCGCACTGGCCGCCGGTACCTACGTGAATGCCAATTACGCCGCTGAGCCGGGTGTGCTGAAAAATGTTTTTGAAGCCAATGTTGGTGTGAAAGTATCCCGCAATGCCAATCTATGGATCGATGCCGGGATCATGCCTTCGCACATCGGATTTGAAAGTGCGATAGGAAAAGACAACTGGGCACTGACCAGAAGTTTGTCAGCCGAAAATACCCCCTACTATGAATCGGGCGTGAAGCTGGGCTACACGTCCAAAGACGACAAGCTGTACCTCGCCGCCATGTACCTCAATGGCTGGCAGCGCATCCAGCGTGTTGACGGCAACAGTACGCCGGGCTTCGGTACGCAGGTGACCTACAAGCCTGCATCTTCAGTTACACTGAATTACAGCACGTTCGCGGGTAATGATAAACCGGACAGTACCCGGCTGATGCGCTACTACCATAATATCTACGGCATTTTCCAGCTCACAGAAAAGCTGGGGCTGACCGCGGGCTTCGATTATGGTATGGAGCAAAAACACAAAGGCAGCAGCGACTACAACAACTGGCTCGTGCCAGTACTGATCGCCCGGTACACGCCGGCCCCGAAGCTACATATCGCATTGCGCGGGGAGTACTTCCAGGATAAAAATGGTGTGATCATTGGCACCGGCACGGCAAACGGATTTAAAACGTTCGGCTACTCGGCCAATGTGGACTATGCGGTTTTTCCGGGTGTACTCTGTCGGGTTGAGGCCAGGAACCTGAGCAGCAGAGACCGCATTTTTACACAGCGGACAGATCAGGATCTAAGTAAAAACAACTTTTTCCTTACCACATCCCTGTCAGTGGCATTTTGACACCATGCAGCCGACAAAGTATATAACGAACTGATTCACACCCGAAAATGTCCGAGACCAACCCCAGCGCACAACATTTCCTCGACCTGATCAAAAAGTCACGCCGCGGCAAATTCAAGATATACATCGGCATGAGCGCCGGGGTTGGCAAGACATTCCGGATGCTGCAGGAGGCACACGCACTGCTCCGCAGCGGCATCGATGTCAAGATCGGGTACATTGAAACGCATAACCGGAAAGAAACCCACGACCTGCTCGACGGCCTGCCGGTAATCCCGCGCAGAAAACTTTTTTACAAAGGCAAAGAGCTCGACGAGCTCGACGTGCAGGCCGTGATCAGCCTTCGTCCGGAAGTGGTCGTGATCGACGAACTGGCACATACCAACATTGAAGGCAGTAAAAACGACAAGCGCTGGCAGGATGTGCTCGAAATCCTGGAAGCCGGGATCAACGTCATCAGCGCTGTCAATATCCAGCACATTGAAAGCCTGAACGAGGAAGTAAAAGCCATTACCGGCGTGGAGGTGAAAGAACGTATCCCCGACAGTGTGCTGGGCACCGCAGACGAGGTGGTCAACATTGACCTCACTGCCGACGAGCTGATTACCAGGCTCAAAGAGGGGAAAATTTATAAACAAGAAAAAATACAGACGGCGCTCAGCAACTTTTTCAAGCCAGACCATATCCTCCAACTCCGCGAGCTCGCGCTGAAAGAAGTGGCCAGCCAGGTGGAGCGGAAAGTAGAGTCCGAAATACCGCGCCTGGTAGCACCGAAACGCGAGAAATTCCTGGCCTGCATCAGCAGCAATGAAAATACCGCTCGGCATGTGATCCGGAAAACGGCACGGCTGGCGAGCTACTACAACAGCAAATGGATCGTGCTGTATGTGCAGACGCCGGGTGAAAGTCAGGACAAGATCGCGCTCGGCAAGCAGCGGCACCTGATTAACAATTTCAAGCTTGCCACGGAAATGGGCGCCGAGATCGTGCGGGTGCAGAGCACAAATGTGTCCGAAGCGATTATCAGGGTGGCCGAGCAGCGCGAGATCACGACCATCTGTGTAGGTAAGCCGCATATTACGTTGATACGGGTAATTATGGCGACCAACCTTTTCAATAATCTTTTGAAAAAACTATCTTCCTCGGACATTGACCTTGTGATTCTTTCATGAGTTTTACCAAACCATTTGCAGTAGAAAAATGAAAATCAAAACCAAACTGCGGCTTGGACTGGGGCTTCTTTTCCTGATGATCCTGACTTTGTCGCTGATCGCAGCACGGTATGTATATGTGCTGAAACAGGATACCGAAAATATTCTTCAGGACAATTACAAGACCCTCGACTATACCCGCAACATGCTGCTGGCATCCGACGGACTGCTCTCCGAGGTGCGCGCCAGGAACATGTTTGAAGAAAACCTGAAACTTCAGCAGCAAAATGTAACCGAACCCGGCGAAGGTGCGGTAACGCAGAAAATAGCCAGCCACCTTGCATCCCTGTCTCTGCAAAAAAGCAATGCAGGATTGCCCGCGCTGATCCGCAGCGACCTGGCCGAGCTTACCCGGATCAACATGGAGGCGATCCATGGCAAGAGCGACAAGGCGCTGCTCACGGTCAGGTCGGCTTTTGTGTGGATCGCTGTGGCCGGTACAATCTGTTTTCTCATTGCATTGACACTGCTGGTGAACCTGCCGGGTAACATTGCCAATCCGATCCGCGAGCTGACCGAAAGTATCCGCGCCATCGCTGCCAAAAACTATGCGGAGCGCCTGCATTTTCAGGGTCGTGATGAATTCGGCGAGCTGGCGAGTTCTTTTAATTCCATGGCCGAAAAGCTGGAAGAATACGACAACAGTAATCTCTCGCAGGTTCTTTTCGAAAAAAAGCGCATTGATGCTTTGATCAACAACATGCACGAGCCGGTGATCGGGCTGGATGAAAACAAGCAGATCCTTTTTGCCAATGAAGAAGCCCTGCGAATTACCGGGGTAGCGGCTGCCGACATGCTTGGAAAATCTGCCAGCGAGCTGGCCGAACAAAATGACCTGATCCGGGTTTTGATCGAAGAAAAAAATGGCCAGAGCGGAATCAATGCGTCCGGCAGCGCAGCTTCTCTGAAGATCTATGCAGACAATAAAGAAAGTTATTTTGAAAAGGAAATCGTGGATATCACCATTGTTCCGACCGGCGAGCGCGTCAAGAAACTGATCGGCCAGGTGATTCTCCTGAAAAACATTACCCCCTTCAAAGAGCTCGACTTTGCAAAAACCAACTTCATAGCCACCGTTTCCCATGAGCTTAAAACACCCATTTCGTCCATTAAAATGAGTTTGCAGCTACTTGAAAACCAGCACACGGGTTTGCTCAATGATGAGCAGGCGCAACTGCTGACGGGTATCCGCGAGGACAGTGACCGGCTGCTGAAAATTACCGGCGAGCTGCTGAACATGTCGCAGGTAGAAACGGGCAACATTCAGCTGAACATTCAGCAAAGCAGTCCGTACGAGATCCTCCGGTATGCGGCTGATGCAGTAAAAATACCCCTCGAACAAAAACATATCAGTCTGGTGGTACAGACTGACGATGAGCTCCCGCACGTCAAAGCCGACATGGAAAAAACGGCCTGGGTGCTCATCAACTTCCTGACCAATGCAGTCCGGTACTCGCAGGAAGAAAGCCAGATCCGCATACAGGTGACAGATTCCGGGCAGACTATCCGGTTTTCGGTTCAGGACGAAGGCAAGGGGATCGACAGTCGCTATCGCACCAGGATCTTCGACCGCTACTTCCAGGTACCCGGCAGTGCCAAAACCGGAACCGGTCTCGGACTGGCGATCAGCAAGGAATTCATAGAAGCGCAGGGGGGCAGCATCGGGGTTATTAGTGAAATAGGAATGGGCAGTACCTTCTATTTTGAACTTGCGAAGGCGTAGGCCAATGCACCACCAGCTTTCTTTATACCACAGCTGAGCCGCACCGCACTGCGGTATGGTTGTTTTATAAAGCTAAGCCGTTGATTGGTAAATGTTTTAAAAAAGATCTCCATGTGGGTACTCTGGGCAATAGGTGCGGCTGTTTCGGCAGCTTTGGTAACAGTTCTGACAAAGGCTGGATTAAAAAAAGTAGATTCGAGCCTGGCATTTGCAATTCAGGCCATTTTCATTTTCTGCATTACCTGGGCCGTCGTGGCCTGGCAGGGTACATTCTCACAGGTGAAAGAAATCGAGACCAAGGCTTGGGTGCTGCTGGTACTGGCGGGGCTGGCCACTACCCTTTCCACGCTATTTTCGTTTAAAGCACTCTCCATGGGGCCCGCCTCCTACGTGACCACCATCGAGCGGTCGTCCCTGGTAATTGCGGTCATTTTATCCATTTTGTTTTTAAAAGAAAAACTTACCTGGCAGCTGGCCGTGGGCGGGATGCTCATTATCGGGGGAGCCGTACTGATCGTGATGTCCGACTCAGGTAAGTAGTGTATTTCAGGCACAAAAAAAGCCCGTAACAGCAGTTACGGGCTTTTTTTTTGTTTTTAATGATCAGCCGCCGCCTACTTTGGCTTGTTCCGGCGATTCGTTATATCCTCCCGAGCGGTCAGCCGTCACTGCCGGATCCTGAAGGTCGTTCTGTGTCACGGTTTGTGAGCGAGGTGCCTCATTCTGACTTGCCTCCGTGTTTTCACTTTGACCTGCCTCAGCGTTCCCGCCGTTGTTTCCTCCCGACAGGTATGCGGCAAGATCATCCAGTCCTTTCTGCCAGCCTTCCTCGTGTGGCTTCACCAGCTCGGGTCCTGAAAAGCCGTCCTGCGTCACATGCAGCTTGCTTCCCTCTCCTTCGGACGAAAACTGAACGGTAAGTGTGTACCCGCTTTCGGAGCCTTCATCGCTCATATTCCAGACCCAGGAGTACACCAGCTTTTCATTAGGTACCACCTCGCTGTAAGTACCCGATATTTCCAGTCCCTGGTCTCCTGCATAGTACGCCACTACACCGCCTTCCTTCAAATCGTTTTTCACCTCAGTGAGCGAATCTCCCATCGGGTGCCACCATTTTTTAAGGTGTTCAGCCTCCGTCCAGGCTTGAAAAAGCGTTTCAACATCCACGTCAAACTGCCTTTCTATTTCAATCAAATGCGTTTTCTGGTTCGTTTCCATTTGGTAGATCCATTTTTGTTTGTTGATTCTCGAAGTCAATATGCGGGGTAAGCTATAATAACTGTGCCTTGAGAAAACCTTTGCATGCAGGATGTTCAAGATCAACGCACAAAAAACGATCTGCTCAATTATTTGTGTAGATTGGAGCTATGAACTCGCTCCTCGAAAGCCAACGTCTCCGTTACTTTTCTTTCTTCTATCTCTACATCATGCAGGGGGTGCCGGGAGGCTTCGCTTTGATCGCAGTAACCAACTACCTGTCGGCAAGACATATGGATGCCGGTACCATCGGGACTTTCGGGGCGCTGGTAGGACTGCCCTGGGCGTTCAAGTTTGTGTGGGGACCACTGGTCGACCGGTTTCAGGGTTCGGCCATGGGACGCAGGCGGCCATGGATCCTTGCCGCACAGGTAATGGCATTTCTGGCTTCGCTGGCTTTATTGCTCGTCGGCGATCCTGTGGCGGATTTCAGGCTGCTTGTAGGTGCATTTGTTGTTCACGGGGTATTTGCATCCCTGCAGGATATCAGCGTGGATGCACTTGCGATCACCATTGTCCCGGAAGAAGAGCGGGGACGTACCAATGCGCTCATGAAAATCGGGATGGTCATCGGGCAGGCGCTGGGCTCGGCCGGACTTGCGCTGATCATCCATTTTGGAAGCTTCCGCTATGCGGTACTGACCCAGTCGGCCGTATTGTTTCTCCTGACGCTGCTTACATTTTTCATCAAAGAAGAAGCCGGGCATGCGCGTTTTTCATTCAAAAAACTGGCAGGCACACAAGCAGCGACAGGCTGGATGTTGTTTCCGGGCATGGTGAGAGAGCTGGCGCGTGCGCTGCTCGTGAAAAGAAGTCTGCTCCTTTTTGTCTCCGTAGCGGCGGTATTCGTCTGTGAGCGCCTTTTTCAGCGCACCTTCGCACTGCACCTCATCCAGAAGCTGGACTGGACAGATACTTCGGTTTCTGTCCTGAGCGGTACCTACGGGAGCATTACGGCTGTGGCCGTGGCTTTGCTCGGTGGCTGGTTGTCCGACCGGATCGGCGCTCTGAAGTTACTTGTGATGGTGACCATGATGATGGGTGCCGCATTTGTAGCATTCTCACTGGCCAGTACGCTCTGGATACACGAAAGCTTTGCAGTAGGCGGACTGATGGCCAGGCAGACTTTTGAATCCCTCTTCAGCATTGCCGCACTTCCTGTGCTGATGGGCGTATGCCGCAAAAGCATTGCAGCAGCGCAGTTCGGTTTTTACATGGCGCTGAGCAACCAGGCGGATGTGGCGGGCATTTACCTTTCCGGACCCTTATTTAAGCAATTTCCGGTATCTGTAATCGGACTTGCGGCGGGACTGGTGATTATCATGGCGGCTGCAATGATCGGTATGTTATGGCAGCGGAAATTCCTGGCAGCCGGTACCCAAATCTGATACCGGGAAAAAGCCAGGGGGTAGTTGTATAAACAGTAACCTGTTATTTATGTTCAGGTCAGTCTGCATGTACGGATAGACTTTACCCATTCTTCTTTCCGGCAGCGTGAGCAACTTTGTGCTCCATGCGGAACATGCTGCACATGGCCGCAGTAGGTACAGGCATAATCCCCTGCTTCCTCCACCTGCGCACTTCGTTTGTTGTACAGCTTGGGCAGTACCGGCAAGCCCGGTTTCACTTCCTCATCTTCGTAGTAGAAGAAGCTTACATTTCCGTTTGTTTCCAGAATGGCCGTGCGGACCTGCCCGAGATGCTCAATACCCTCCTGCCGCATTTCCGAGAAAAACTCATCCTTGGCAAAGGTTTTCTCGCCCGTTTCAAGGATAAACATACCCTCTTCAATAATGTAAATGGGATCTCCTTCCAGCACACTTTCAAAGCGCTCGTTTTTGGCTGCGATCCAGGTGATGAGCCTGTAAATGCCGAGCACCGTTGCAAATACCAGTAAGGCCGGCAACACGGCCTGATCCTTGTTGGACATCGGATCACCCGCGGCAGATCCAAGACCTATAATAATTGCCACCTCAAATATGGACAGCTGCCTGACGCCCTTTTTCCCGGTCAGCCTCAGAAAAATGAGAATGACCAAAAACATAATGGTCGTGCGGATCAATATCTGCAATGCAAAAGACCAATCCAGATCATTAACAAATATTTCCTGCCAATCCATTTCCCCGAGTTGTTTGATTCAGCCTACGAGGCGGAAAACAATTGTTCCATGGAGTGACGGCTGCCGTCAAATAAGTCCTATTTGCACCCGGTACGGCTTGCTGCTGCATTCTGATGTCCCCGTCACTCAGGCTCCTGTCATCAGCGTAACCATCTGACTGATTGCTCCGGGCGAGTGCAGCATTGCGGTAGCTTCCAGGGTGATCTTTGTAACTTCTGCGGTACGTTCAAGCATTTTTTGTTCAAATGCACAAAATGCGGCCGGAAGATCTTCCGGGCTGGCCATGATCGCTTCCGAAAGTTCGAGCGCGTCCTGCATGGCCATGTTCACGCCTTCGCCGGCATAGGGAGGCATGCGGTGGGCAGCGTCTCCGAGGATGGTCAGGTTGGGCATGCTCTTCCAGGTTTGATCGATTGGAAAATGGTATTGGGGACGTACGATGAAAGAGGTGTTCTCGCTGCTGACAAGCTCATGGAAGAGCGGATGCCAGTCTTTGAATGTCTGTGCAAACCAGGCCGCAGCCGACGCAACTTCATGAAACCGCAC harbors:
- a CDS encoding DUF421 domain-containing protein; the encoded protein is MDWQEIFVNDLDWSFALQILIRTTIMFLVILIFLRLTGKKGVRQLSIFEVAIIIGLGSAAGDPMSNKDQAVLPALLVFATVLGIYRLITWIAAKNERFESVLEGDPIYIIEEGMFILETGEKTFAKDEFFSEMRQEGIEHLGQVRTAILETNGNVSFFYYEDEEVKPGLPVLPKLYNKRSAQVEEAGDYACTYCGHVQHVPHGAQSCSRCRKEEWVKSIRTCRLT